Genomic window (uncultured Hyphomonas sp.):
AAGGCCCAGCGGCCGAAGTGTACATGAACCCGGTCAGCGCCGATGTGGCGGCCTCGCTTGGCCCGGTGAACCGGATGGCTGCGGCGGATGTTCCGCCCGGCCTGGCCGAGGCGGCAGAAGGAACGGAACTGGTCGTACGCCCGGAAGGAATCTCCCTCGATCCGGCCTCCGGTGTGCGCGCAAAGGTGCTGGCCAGCCAGGTGACAGGCGCGATGACGCGTCTGGTTCTGGACGTGAGCGGGCACCGTCTCGTGGCGCTGGTGCCGCGTCATCAGGCGCCGAAAGCCGGCGAAGAGACCGGAATCCGGCTCGATCCGGCGCTTTCGTTCATCTTCCCCTCAGCTTGAGCCTGACATTTCTGTTATTCTGTAGCTTCCCCCTCGCATTTACAGGCTGGGACCCGTAGATTCAGTGGAATAGGCGGAAAACGGAGACAGGACCCGCATGGCCCGTAATTTCCTGCGATATATCGCAATGGCAGCCGCCTCTGTGGTTGTTGCGGCTTCTGCCTCTGCGCAGGGCCTGATCCGGGATGCGGAGATCGAGGAAACGCTCCGAGAATGGACCGATCCGATCCTCGAAGTGGCGGGGTTGGAACCCAGCGATGTCGGTCTCTACATCATCAACGATCCGTCGCTGAACGCCTTTGTGGCCAATGGCCAGAATATCCACATCCATACCGGCCTGATTATCGCGGCGGACTCTCCGCTACAGATCAAGGGCGTTCTGGCGCACGAGACGTGCCACATCGCCTGCGGCCATACAGTCACCCGTGCCCGTGCGGCGGGGGTGGCCTCCCGCCCGGCGCTGATCTCGATCGGCCTTGGCATCCTGGCGATCGCGGCCGGGGAGGGCGGGGCCGGTGCCGCGCTGATCGGCTCTTCCCAACAGTTCGCCGCGCTCAATTTCTATGTTCACACCCGCTCCGAGGAGTCGATGGCCGATACGGCGGCGGTGTCCTATCTCACCCAGCTTGGCGAGTCGCCGGAAGGCATCGTGGAGTTCTTCGAGAAGTTCCGCGCGCAGGAAGTGATCTCGCAGGCGCGGCGTTACCCGTATTTCCGTTCCCACCCGCTGGCCTCTGACCGGATCCGCAATGTGCGGATGCTGGCGGACGAGTCTCCCACGCGGGACGTTCCGCCCACGGAGCGGGAGCAATACCAGTATGAAATGATGCGCGCCAAGCTGATCGGCTTCCTCGACACGCCCGGCAAGGTGCGCCGGGAGTATCCCGACACCGACCAGAGCGAGCCCGCGCGCTATGCCCGGTCGATCGCGGCCATGCAGGCGTCCGACATGCAGGTGGCGCTGGACGACATCGATTCTCTGCTGGTGGACGAGCCGGACAATCCGTATTTCTGGGAGCTAAAGGGCCAGATCCTGTTCGAAGGCGGCCGGGCCGCGGAGTCGGTGGAGCCGCACCGCAAGTCGCTTGAGCTGAAGCCGGACCAGCCGCTTCTGCTGATCAACTATGCGCGCTCGCTGAACGCGCGGGCCGAGCCGGGCGACATCGAGGAGGCAGAGACGGCCTTGCGCGATGCACTGATTGCCGAACCCAACAATGCCTTCGCCTGGCAGCAGCTGGCCATCACGCTGGAGAAACAGGGCCGCCGGGCCGAAGCCCAGCTGGCGACGGCAGAGTCGGCCTATGCTGTGGGGGACCTGCAGCGCGCCAACATCTTCGCCCACCGCGCCCGCGAACAGCTGGAACGCAATACGGTGAACTACCGCAGGGCTGACGACATCCTGCTGATCACGGACCCCAGCAATCCGGACAATCGCGACTTTTATGAACGTGTGTCCCGGCGGGGCGTGAACCAGTTCTCAATTACAGTCGGTGAGCACTGAATCCCTTCAACTTTCTGTTAGGTCCAATGGACGGGCATGCCCGCACCAGTATAGTCACGCCGAAACGAAACAGCCCGAAACGGGCCTGGAAAGGTATAGATATGATCCGCCCCCTGCTTGCGACCGCCGCTGTCGCCATGGTTGCCATGACCCCAGCCTGTGCCGAAGGCAACAAGGCGCCAGTCACAATGGAACGCGCCGAGCTTGAGACGATTATTCACGAATATATCGTGACGCATCCCGAAGTGATCGAGGAAGCGATCATCGCCCTCAATGCCCGCGACCGCGCCAATGCCGCAAAAGAGGCCCAGCAAGCGATCAGCCAGAACAAGGACCAGCTTTACAGTCTCGATACGGATCACTTTATCGGTCCGGCAGATGCCCCGGTGACTGTGGTCGAATTCTTCGATTACCGCTGCGGCTACTGCAAGCGTTCCATGCCTTTCGTGCAGGAACTGCCGGAGAAGTATGACAACAAGGTCCGCGTCGTCTTCAAGGAATATCCGATCTTTGGCGGCATCAGCGAAACAGCGGCGCTGGCGGCGCTCGCAGCTGGCAAGCAGGACAAGTATTACGACATGCATGTCGCGCTGATGAACCTGAAGTCGAACGACGAGCTGACCGAGAAGAAGATCGACGAGCTGGCCAAAGAGGTCGGCGTCGACGTCCGCAAGATGCGCGCCGACATGCAGTCGGTCGCCCTCAAGAAACAGCTGGAC
Coding sequences:
- a CDS encoding M48 family metalloprotease, producing MARNFLRYIAMAAASVVVAASASAQGLIRDAEIEETLREWTDPILEVAGLEPSDVGLYIINDPSLNAFVANGQNIHIHTGLIIAADSPLQIKGVLAHETCHIACGHTVTRARAAGVASRPALISIGLGILAIAAGEGGAGAALIGSSQQFAALNFYVHTRSEESMADTAAVSYLTQLGESPEGIVEFFEKFRAQEVISQARRYPYFRSHPLASDRIRNVRMLADESPTRDVPPTEREQYQYEMMRAKLIGFLDTPGKVRREYPDTDQSEPARYARSIAAMQASDMQVALDDIDSLLVDEPDNPYFWELKGQILFEGGRAAESVEPHRKSLELKPDQPLLLINYARSLNARAEPGDIEEAETALRDALIAEPNNAFAWQQLAITLEKQGRRAEAQLATAESAYAVGDLQRANIFAHRAREQLERNTVNYRRADDILLITDPSNPDNRDFYERVSRRGVNQFSITVGEH
- a CDS encoding DsbA family protein, producing the protein MIRPLLATAAVAMVAMTPACAEGNKAPVTMERAELETIIHEYIVTHPEVIEEAIIALNARDRANAAKEAQQAISQNKDQLYSLDTDHFIGPADAPVTVVEFFDYRCGYCKRSMPFVQELPEKYDNKVRVVFKEYPIFGGISETAALAALAAGKQDKYYDMHVALMNLKSNDELTEKKIDELAKEVGVDVRKMRADMQSVALKKQLDDMQRLGHALNLSGTPGFYVGDTAIEGADEQGVRNAIKKELEG